A window from Trinickia violacea encodes these proteins:
- a CDS encoding class I SAM-dependent methyltransferase gives MGQVDFSAYEHEGWERVAQAYHEYFGDLTTQSSHAMLEVLGIQRGSRFLDVASGPGYLAAAAKRRGADVAGIDFSFAMVEKARRVFPELEFRIGNAEDLPFSDESFDAVGISFGMPHFAHPERALAEAFRVLRPGGRIAFTVLSAPDKAVGFAMVLNAIKQHGTTDVAVPPVASFFRFSDWKESRRALLDAGFVQPKVREVEQTLVLRAPDTPFHAVMRGGVRLAAMLNAQTPAALALIEQTVARDAEAYRTDAGELRIPMPCVLASALKA, from the coding sequence ATGGGACAAGTCGACTTCAGCGCATATGAGCACGAAGGTTGGGAGCGGGTCGCGCAGGCCTATCACGAGTACTTCGGTGATTTGACCACCCAGTCGAGCCACGCAATGCTCGAGGTGCTCGGCATTCAGCGAGGTTCGCGTTTTTTGGACGTAGCATCCGGCCCAGGCTACCTCGCCGCTGCAGCCAAGCGGCGCGGCGCGGACGTCGCCGGCATCGATTTCTCGTTCGCGATGGTCGAAAAGGCGAGACGCGTCTTTCCCGAACTCGAGTTTCGTATCGGCAATGCCGAGGATTTGCCCTTTTCCGACGAAAGCTTTGACGCGGTCGGAATCAGCTTCGGGATGCCGCATTTTGCGCACCCTGAGCGTGCGCTCGCGGAGGCGTTTCGCGTGTTGCGACCTGGCGGCAGAATTGCCTTTACGGTCTTGTCGGCGCCGGACAAGGCAGTCGGCTTCGCTATGGTGTTAAACGCAATCAAGCAGCATGGGACGACCGATGTGGCAGTGCCGCCGGTAGCGTCCTTCTTTCGGTTCAGTGATTGGAAGGAGTCGCGGCGCGCACTGCTCGATGCCGGGTTCGTCCAACCGAAAGTGCGGGAGGTTGAGCAAACCCTTGTGCTTCGTGCTCCGGATACACCGTTTCACGCGGTCATGCGCGGTGGCGTTCGACTTGCCGCCATGCTAAACGCTCAGACTCCAGCCGCGCTGGCGCTCATTGAACAGACCGTCGCGCGCGATGCAGAGGCGTACCGGACCGATGCAGGAGAACTGCGGATTCCCATGCCCTGTGTCTTGGCTTCCGCGCTCAAGGCTTAG
- a CDS encoding DUF1488 domain-containing protein, translated as METLDAPPSVAPDNQSVIFTLSTHGREVECSVSRDALEQHFWVQPGASDKRILTAFADGRKRIMAIAERKILAHSSERIVLTAVDFEART; from the coding sequence GTGGAAACCCTCGACGCACCGCCGAGCGTAGCACCGGACAACCAAAGCGTGATTTTTACCCTTTCGACTCACGGACGTGAAGTCGAGTGTTCTGTCTCACGTGACGCGCTTGAACAGCACTTTTGGGTGCAACCAGGAGCCAGCGATAAACGCATTCTCACGGCGTTCGCAGATGGCCGTAAGCGCATTATGGCCATCGCGGAGAGGAAGATACTTGCGCACTCCAGCGAACGGATTGTGTTGACCGCGGTCGACTTCGAGGCGCGGACGTAA
- the moaA gene encoding GTP 3',8-cyclase MoaA — protein sequence MKAFTLGRVIPLVEVSAASSAEQRLHAADLTAIELPLRDTRQRPLRDLRISVTDRCNFRCIYCMPKEVFGKDYAFLPRSELLSFEEIERVARVFVGLGVEKIRLTGGEPLLRKDLEYLVERLARLQTPRGADIDLTLTTNGSLLSRKAQSLRDAGMKRITVSLDAIDEAIFQQMNGVDYPAARVLDGIEAAQRAGLAPVKVNMVVKRGVNDTQILPMARHFRGTGAEVRFIEFMDVGTSNGWNMESVVPSSEVLRIIHAAFPLVSANRDRPSDTSVRFRYADGQGDIGVISSVTRPFCGGCTRLRLSADGQLFTCLFASRGLDIRNPMRNGSSDDALRWLVADLWTQRADRYSERRGENSAAHDQPKVEMSFIGG from the coding sequence ATGAAGGCATTTACGCTGGGGAGAGTCATCCCGCTTGTGGAAGTCAGCGCCGCAAGCTCGGCGGAGCAGCGTTTGCATGCGGCTGACCTCACCGCGATTGAGCTGCCGCTTCGCGACACGCGCCAGCGCCCGTTGCGAGATCTGCGCATTTCGGTCACCGACCGATGCAACTTTCGCTGCATCTACTGCATGCCGAAGGAGGTGTTTGGCAAGGACTACGCGTTCCTGCCCCGGAGTGAGCTGCTCAGCTTCGAGGAAATCGAACGCGTTGCTCGGGTGTTCGTTGGTCTCGGTGTCGAAAAGATCCGCTTGACGGGCGGAGAACCCCTGCTGCGAAAAGACCTCGAGTACCTTGTCGAGCGGCTAGCCAGATTGCAAACGCCTCGCGGTGCAGATATCGACCTGACGCTGACGACCAACGGTTCGCTGCTCAGTCGCAAAGCACAATCACTGCGCGATGCGGGGATGAAGCGCATCACCGTCAGCCTCGACGCGATAGACGAGGCCATATTCCAACAAATGAATGGCGTCGACTATCCGGCAGCGCGAGTGCTCGACGGTATCGAAGCCGCGCAACGTGCCGGCCTGGCTCCGGTCAAGGTCAACATGGTGGTCAAACGCGGCGTGAACGACACGCAGATTTTGCCCATGGCACGGCACTTCCGGGGAACCGGAGCGGAGGTCCGCTTTATCGAGTTCATGGACGTCGGCACGAGCAATGGCTGGAACATGGAGTCGGTAGTGCCTTCGTCCGAGGTTCTGCGCATTATCCATGCTGCCTTCCCACTGGTGTCAGCCAACCGCGACAGGCCTTCCGACACATCGGTTCGATTCCGCTATGCAGATGGTCAGGGAGATATTGGTGTCATCTCGAGCGTCACGCGGCCTTTCTGCGGAGGCTGCACGCGGCTACGGTTGTCTGCGGACGGCCAGCTCTTCACTTGCCTGTTCGCTTCTCGCGGACTGGACATCCGCAATCCAATGCGAAACGGCAGCTCTGATGATGCATTGCGATGGCTTGTCGCCGACTTGTGGACGCAACGGGCTGACCGCTATTCAGAACGCCGTGGCGAAAATAGCGCCGCGCACGACCAGCCCAAGGTCGAAATGTCGTTCATTGGTGGTTGA
- a CDS encoding GDCCVxC domain-containing (seleno)protein, with product MTAVVLKSCVTCPECGHRKDETMPTNACTWFYECEHCKAVLRPKPGDCCVYCSYGTNKCPPIQQSGSCCA from the coding sequence ATGACTGCAGTCGTGCTGAAATCCTGCGTCACGTGTCCGGAGTGCGGGCACAGGAAAGACGAGACGATGCCCACTAACGCATGCACGTGGTTTTACGAATGCGAGCATTGCAAGGCAGTGCTCAGGCCAAAACCGGGGGACTGCTGCGTGTACTGCTCGTATGGCACCAACAAGTGTCCTCCAATACAGCAGTCTGGCTCCTGCTGCGCCTGA
- the merP gene encoding mercury resistance system periplasmic binding protein MerP: MKKLIAVLVATALTASTALADGLRTVTLDVTNMDCAVCPITVRKALEKVPGVTSAKVDFASKRAKVVFDPKKASVNALTNATADAGYPSHVMQVQ, encoded by the coding sequence ATGAAGAAACTGATTGCTGTGCTCGTCGCGACGGCGCTGACCGCGTCCACGGCCCTCGCCGACGGACTTCGCACGGTCACCCTTGATGTCACGAACATGGATTGTGCTGTGTGTCCGATTACGGTTCGCAAGGCACTTGAGAAAGTGCCCGGTGTGACCTCGGCCAAGGTCGACTTCGCAAGCAAACGCGCGAAGGTGGTGTTTGACCCGAAGAAGGCTTCGGTCAACGCGTTGACGAACGCCACGGCGGATGCTGGCTATCCGTCCCACGTAATGCAGGTGCAGTGA
- the arsC gene encoding arsenate reductase (glutaredoxin) (This arsenate reductase requires both glutathione and glutaredoxin to convert arsenate to arsenite, after which the efflux transporter formed by ArsA and ArsB can extrude the arsenite from the cell, providing resistance.), with the protein MNVTIYHNPDCGTSRNTLAMIRNAGIEPVVIEYLKTPPTRERLLELIGKSGLSVREVLRQKGTPYAELGLDDPSLSDDELLDAMMKHPILINRPFVETPHGVRLCRPSELVLDILPEAQNVPFTKEDGEVVIDEHGHRVK; encoded by the coding sequence ATGAACGTCACGATTTACCACAACCCGGATTGCGGCACCTCGCGGAACACATTGGCCATGATTCGCAACGCCGGAATCGAACCGGTCGTCATTGAATACCTGAAAACACCGCCGACCCGCGAACGGCTGCTGGAGCTTATCGGCAAGTCCGGCCTGAGCGTGCGTGAAGTTTTGCGGCAGAAAGGTACCCCGTACGCGGAGCTGGGCCTTGACGACCCGTCGCTCAGCGACGATGAGCTTCTCGACGCCATGATGAAGCATCCCATACTCATCAACCGCCCGTTCGTGGAGACGCCACATGGCGTGCGATTGTGCCGGCCGTCAGAATTGGTTCTGGACATCCTGCCGGAAGCGCAGAACGTTCCATTTACCAAAGAAGATGGCGAGGTGGTCATTGACGAACACGGGCATCGCGTGAAGTAG
- a CDS encoding cold-shock protein, whose amino-acid sequence MATGTVKWFNDAKGFGFITPDDGGEDLFAHFSEVKAEGFKSLQEGQKVSFEVKQGPKGKQAANIQPL is encoded by the coding sequence ATGGCAACCGGCACTGTGAAGTGGTTTAACGATGCGAAGGGCTTTGGCTTCATTACGCCGGACGATGGCGGCGAAGACCTGTTTGCTCATTTTTCGGAAGTAAAGGCGGAGGGATTCAAATCTCTTCAGGAAGGGCAAAAGGTGAGCTTCGAGGTCAAGCAAGGACCGAAGGGCAAGCAGGCCGCGAACATCCAGCCGCTGTAA
- a CDS encoding mercuric transporter MerT family protein → MRLRWATTGSLLAGIAAAFGASACCAGPLLLVVLGIGGAWGSRLTALRLFQPLFVAISIAFFAVAFRRLYAKSDECAVGKACAVPSARHRQRFIFWVVMPAALALMSFPLYAPLFY, encoded by the coding sequence ATGCGACTTCGATGGGCCACCACTGGCTCCCTGCTCGCCGGAATTGCTGCGGCATTTGGAGCCTCCGCTTGCTGTGCTGGCCCCTTGCTTCTTGTCGTACTGGGAATCGGGGGCGCCTGGGGCTCGCGCTTGACCGCGCTTCGACTGTTCCAACCCCTATTTGTCGCCATATCCATCGCCTTTTTCGCGGTCGCTTTCCGCAGGCTATACGCTAAATCCGATGAATGTGCGGTGGGCAAAGCTTGCGCGGTGCCCTCGGCGCGACATCGTCAACGGTTCATTTTCTGGGTCGTGATGCCGGCCGCGCTCGCGTTGATGTCGTTCCCGCTGTATGCGCCGCTCTTCTATTAA
- the acuI gene encoding acrylyl-CoA reductase (NADPH) has protein sequence MSFTAVYLTKDGDLFSAELKHLEDNVLDSNPLSEGEVVVRIEHSCINYKDGLAIANRSPVVRVWPMIAGVDGAGIVESSSAPKWKAGDRVVVTGWGLGETHWGCLAQRARLKADWLVALPGSFSTADAMSVGTAGFTAMLCCLAVRNEGVTPTSGDVLVTGASGGVGSVAVSILSSWGYRVVAATGKLNEADYLLALGAAEVLDRATLAAPGKPLQKERWAAVVDSVGSHTLANACAQTRYGGIVTACGLAQGMDFPASVAPFILRGVKLIGIDSVMCPMERRTSAWSALASDFDARKLDAITTVVGLGDVFATAEQILAGRVRGRTVVDVNRAP, from the coding sequence ATGTCCTTTACTGCTGTTTATCTGACCAAAGACGGTGACCTGTTCTCCGCGGAACTGAAGCATCTCGAAGACAATGTCCTCGATAGCAACCCGCTATCCGAGGGCGAGGTTGTGGTGCGCATTGAACACTCCTGCATCAATTACAAGGATGGCTTGGCGATTGCCAACCGCAGTCCGGTTGTGCGAGTGTGGCCGATGATCGCCGGCGTTGACGGCGCCGGCATCGTCGAGTCGTCGTCCGCCCCCAAATGGAAGGCAGGCGACCGTGTCGTCGTCACTGGCTGGGGCCTTGGGGAAACGCACTGGGGCTGTCTCGCCCAACGCGCCAGGCTCAAAGCCGACTGGCTCGTCGCGCTGCCAGGCTCTTTCAGCACCGCAGACGCCATGTCCGTCGGAACGGCCGGCTTCACCGCCATGCTTTGCTGCCTCGCCGTGCGTAACGAAGGCGTGACGCCGACGTCCGGAGATGTCCTCGTCACCGGCGCGAGCGGGGGTGTCGGCAGCGTTGCCGTTTCCATTCTGAGTTCTTGGGGCTACCGGGTCGTGGCAGCAACAGGAAAGCTGAACGAGGCGGACTACCTTCTCGCACTGGGTGCAGCGGAGGTTCTGGACCGGGCGACGCTCGCGGCACCAGGCAAGCCGCTGCAAAAAGAGCGGTGGGCGGCGGTGGTCGATTCGGTTGGCTCGCATACGCTTGCGAATGCCTGTGCGCAGACCCGATACGGCGGCATCGTAACGGCCTGCGGTCTGGCTCAAGGGATGGATTTTCCGGCAAGCGTCGCGCCCTTCATTTTGCGAGGCGTGAAACTCATCGGTATCGATTCCGTGATGTGCCCGATGGAGCGACGCACGAGCGCCTGGAGTGCACTTGCAAGCGACTTCGATGCCCGCAAGCTCGACGCGATAACCACGGTCGTCGGCCTGGGAGATGTCTTTGCGACCGCCGAGCAAATTCTCGCCGGACGTGTGCGAGGAAGAACGGTAGTTGACGTGAACCGCGCTCCTTGA
- a CDS encoding ArsO family NAD(P)H-dependent flavin-containing monooxygenase, with protein sequence MSNSNASATTPIDVAIIGGGQSALAAAYFLRRAGISYMVLDDQPAAGGAWQHTWDSLHLFSPAQWSSLPGWLMPPASEQYPSRDHVLRYLTEYEKRYEIPVQRPVDVTSVARRDAGLLVSTDKGEWLAKAVVSATGTWGRPYIPDYPGQASFEGEQLHSAHYRNPEGFRGKNVLVVGGGNSGAQILAELSQVCHTTWVTLEEPTFLPDDVDGRVLFERATARWKARAEGRPDPAPTGGLGDVVMVPPVREARGRGVLRSERPFSHFAVDGVVWQDGSHSHVDAMIWCTGFRPALEHLRPLHVLNDAGRVDVLDGRAVQEPRLWLVGYGEWCGFASATLIGVMRTARSAATQIDQYLNTLKE encoded by the coding sequence ATGTCTAACAGCAACGCGTCAGCGACTACACCAATCGATGTTGCCATTATCGGCGGCGGTCAATCGGCCCTCGCCGCTGCCTATTTCCTGCGCCGCGCCGGTATCAGCTACATGGTCCTTGACGACCAGCCGGCCGCCGGCGGAGCGTGGCAGCATACGTGGGACTCGCTTCACCTCTTTTCGCCCGCGCAGTGGAGCTCGTTGCCAGGCTGGTTAATGCCGCCCGCATCAGAGCAATACCCGTCGCGCGACCATGTCCTTCGCTATCTCACCGAGTACGAGAAGCGATACGAAATTCCGGTCCAGCGCCCAGTCGACGTCACGTCCGTAGCGCGTCGCGACGCCGGGCTGCTCGTGTCGACGGACAAGGGGGAATGGCTCGCAAAAGCGGTCGTCAGTGCCACGGGCACGTGGGGCCGTCCGTACATTCCAGACTACCCGGGGCAAGCGAGTTTCGAGGGTGAGCAGTTGCACTCGGCACACTATCGCAACCCGGAGGGGTTTCGCGGGAAGAACGTACTGGTCGTGGGTGGGGGCAACTCAGGCGCCCAGATACTCGCGGAGCTGTCGCAGGTCTGTCACACGACATGGGTTACGTTGGAAGAGCCCACTTTCTTGCCGGACGACGTTGACGGGCGTGTGCTCTTCGAACGCGCTACGGCACGATGGAAAGCGCGGGCCGAAGGTCGTCCGGACCCTGCGCCAACTGGCGGGCTAGGCGACGTTGTCATGGTGCCGCCCGTGCGTGAAGCGCGTGGCCGGGGAGTGCTGCGTTCCGAGCGCCCGTTCTCGCACTTTGCGGTCGATGGCGTCGTATGGCAGGACGGCTCCCACTCGCACGTCGATGCCATGATCTGGTGTACCGGCTTCCGGCCCGCACTCGAGCATCTGCGTCCGCTGCACGTCCTAAACGACGCTGGCCGCGTTGATGTTCTCGACGGTCGCGCAGTGCAGGAACCGAGACTCTGGCTCGTCGGATACGGTGAATGGTGCGGCTTTGCATCCGCGACGCTCATCGGTGTGATGCGTACCGCGAGGTCGGCGGCTACGCAGATTGACCAGTATTTGAATACCCTTAAGGAATAG
- the merR gene encoding Hg(II)-responsive transcriptional regulator, with translation MQEMTIGQLAEAAEVNVETVRYYHRRGLLPAPPRPIGGIRRYPADMLTRLLFIKRSQSLGFSLDEVEALLSLHDGRACSTARAIAENKLAEVRQRIQDLSMLEGALTTLVQRCSRSKGKVSCPLINALMDGSDLAHSKR, from the coding sequence ATGCAAGAAATGACCATCGGACAGTTGGCCGAAGCGGCAGAGGTCAACGTCGAAACAGTGAGGTACTACCATCGCCGCGGGTTACTTCCAGCACCACCCCGCCCTATAGGTGGCATTCGACGATATCCGGCGGATATGTTGACCAGGCTTCTCTTCATCAAGCGTTCGCAGTCGCTCGGCTTTTCGCTCGATGAGGTGGAGGCGCTGTTGTCTCTGCACGACGGACGAGCGTGCTCGACGGCGCGCGCAATCGCCGAGAACAAGCTCGCTGAAGTGCGTCAGCGCATACAGGATTTGTCCATGCTGGAAGGTGCATTGACGACGCTGGTACAGCGCTGTTCGAGGTCGAAAGGCAAGGTGTCTTGTCCGCTTATCAATGCACTGATGGACGGCAGCGATTTGGCCCATTCAAAGCGCTAG
- a CDS encoding short chain dehydrogenase: MRVLIVGATGLLGKEVVRLLSPEHEVIGASRKGSHLSVDLADKASIVSMYRQLETVDAVICTAGAAKFAPLESLTDEDFAFSLANKLMGQVNLVRCSVGHVTQGGSLTLTSGILAQHPMNGSSAVSIVNAGVEAFVRSAALELQGKARINVVSPGWVSETLAAMGQARSAGVPAEAVAQAYKRSLVEDITGQVIQVVKW, from the coding sequence ATGCGTGTCCTGATAGTCGGCGCAACCGGACTGCTCGGCAAAGAGGTCGTTCGCCTGCTCTCACCCGAGCACGAGGTCATCGGCGCTAGCCGCAAAGGCTCTCACCTCTCCGTCGACCTCGCAGACAAAGCATCCATCGTGTCCATGTATCGGCAACTCGAAACCGTGGATGCCGTGATTTGCACCGCAGGTGCAGCGAAATTCGCACCGCTGGAATCGCTGACGGATGAAGATTTTGCGTTCAGTCTTGCCAACAAGCTGATGGGTCAGGTCAATCTCGTCCGATGCTCTGTCGGCCATGTTACGCAAGGTGGGTCCCTGACACTAACCAGCGGCATCCTGGCCCAACATCCGATGAACGGCAGTTCCGCCGTGAGCATCGTGAATGCAGGGGTTGAGGCATTCGTCAGGTCGGCAGCACTCGAACTGCAAGGCAAGGCACGAATCAATGTCGTCAGTCCGGGCTGGGTGTCCGAGACACTTGCCGCAATGGGCCAGGCCCGCTCTGCCGGCGTTCCCGCCGAGGCCGTGGCCCAGGCGTACAAACGGAGTCTGGTCGAGGACATCACGGGCCAGGTCATTCAGGTCGTCAAGTGGTAA